From a single Nicotiana tabacum cultivar K326 chromosome 8, ASM71507v2, whole genome shotgun sequence genomic region:
- the LOC142163496 gene encoding uncharacterized protein LOC142163496, giving the protein MVTRVLVDNGSSANIFPLSTLNKLKVDNDRIHRNSIYVRGFDDGGKDSVGDIILELTIGPIEFTMEFQVLDMAVSYNLLLGRPWIHAAKAVPSKLHQMVKFEGDR; this is encoded by the coding sequence ATGGTTACCAGAGTTCTGGTCGACAATGGGTCTAGTGCGAACATTTTCCCTCTCTCCACGttgaacaagctgaaagtggaCAATGATAGAATTCACAGGAATAGCATTTATGTTCGGGGGTTCGACGACGGGGGAAAAGATTCAGTAGGTGATATAATATTGGAATTGACAATAGGGCCCattgagttcactatggaattccaagtgttggacatggcAGTTTCTTACAATTTGTTGCTAGggcgaccctggattcatgccgCCAAGGCAGTACCGTCTAAATTGCATCAGATGGTTAAATTTGAAGGTGACAGATAG